GCCATGGCGGCGCACAGCGGCGCCCAGCGGTCGCGGAATTGGAGGCGGCCGACCCAGAAGAGGGTCAACAGCACCGCCGGCGCCAGGTGAAGGCGTAGGCAGAAGGCGAGGCCGAGGAGCAGGCCGGCGACCACCAGGCGGCGCCGCGACTCCTCGGCCCGGGCGGTTTCCGCCAAGTAGACACCGACCAGCAAGACATGGGCGGCTACGGCCTCGCTGAGCGTCTTGGGCGCGAAGTAGACCAGTTCGAACCACAGCGCGGCGAAGGCGCCGGCGACGACGGCCCCGGTCAACGCCAGGCGGCGATAGCCGTAGAGAAAGGCGACGACGACGACGCTGAGCGAGATGACGGCGAACACCGTATCGACAGCCCACAGATAGCCCGCGGCCCCGGTGCCGGTCAGATCCGCCAGCCAGACGATGACCGCGATAAAGGCGGGCAGCAGCCATGAGCGCAGGCCGGTGCGGAACTCCCACGGGACGACGCCGTAATCGAAGTTGAGGCGGACCGCCTGCTCCAGCGTTTGATAGATCTCGTCCGGGTGGTTGTAGTTGGGATAGAGCGCGACGGCGGCGAGCCGGACCGCCAGCGCCACCAGCACGAGCGCGGCCAGCGACCACCGCGCGGCGGCGCTCAACGGCACCGGAACCGTCGGTGCCGGGCGCCTCGTCTCCGCTGTCGGCAACCCTTCGTACATTCCACCTCCCGCGATCCGGGCCGTGCGCCGGATGGCCGGAAAATATCATAGGTGGCGCCGGTTGCCATCGCTACGCCGGAGGCACTATGAAAGAACGCAACGGGGCAATCGGCGACGATCGAGGTTTCCTGCCATGCGATGGATGACGGCACCGAACGGGCCCGGCGGGTCGGGCATGAACTTTGCCGGGTGGGCCCGGTTGGCGGTTCTCCTGATCTGCGCGACCTGTCTCGCTTCCGCGCCGGCCCGCGCCGACGCCACGCTCAGCGAGCTCAGCGAAATGGCCGAGGAGATCATGACCAAGGGCGAGCCGGTTGAGGGGTTCGCCAAATTCGCCGAGGCGCTCGACGTGTCGCCGGACGATGAGATGGTCCGGGTCATTCGCGCCAAGCACGGCAGCCGCCTGCGCATGGTCTGGGTGCGACCGGTTTTCGAGACCCAGTCGTGGGACATTTTCTTCGCCGACTTCCGCCCCGAGGTCGGCTTGCTGTTCCTGACCGACGAAGGCGGCGAACTGCGCAAGGGCATCCGCATGCACAAGAACATCCCGCCATTGGAGATGACGCCCCTCGAAGCCCAGCCGACATTCGAGCGCGAGCGGGCGTTCTGGCTGCGCTGGGCGCGGTGATGGCGGCCGACCGCATGAATCCTCGGGCCGGCGACGTTCTCGTTGCGGTCGATCCACAAAACGATTTCTGCCCCGAAGGCGCGCTCGCCGTGCCGCGCGGCGATGAGACGATCCCGGTCATCAACCGGCTGGCCGCCGCGTTCGACCATTGCCTGCTGACCCAGGACTGGCACCCGCCGGATCACACCTCGTTCGCCTCGTCGCATTCCGGGCGCCAGCCGTTCGAAACCATCGAGCTCGATTACGGCGCGCAAACCTTGTGGCCCGACCACTGCGTCCAGGGCACCGCCGGCGCCCAATTCCATTGGAACCTCGATGTGCCGCGGGTGGAGATGATCATCCGCAAAGGCTTCGACCGCCGCATCGATTCCTATTCGGCGTTCTTCGAAAATGACCGCAAGACGGCGACCGGGCTGACCGGCTATTTGCGGACGCGCGGCTTCGGCCGCGTCTTCCTGGCCGGGCTGGCGACCGATTTCTGCGTCCACTTCTCGGCGCTCGATGCGATCCGCGAAGGGTTCGAGGTGGTCGTCGTCGAAGACGGCTGCCGCGCCATCGACCTCGACGGTTCGCTCGGCGCGGCGATGGCGGCGATGACGGCCGCCGGCGTCGCCTTCACCACATCCGACGCGGTCGCCATCTGACCGGGGCGTCATCGCGGGCACCCGCT
This is a stretch of genomic DNA from Alphaproteobacteria bacterium. It encodes these proteins:
- the pncA gene encoding bifunctional nicotinamidase/pyrazinamidase; translation: MAADRMNPRAGDVLVAVDPQNDFCPEGALAVPRGDETIPVINRLAAAFDHCLLTQDWHPPDHTSFASSHSGRQPFETIELDYGAQTLWPDHCVQGTAGAQFHWNLDVPRVEMIIRKGFDRRIDSYSAFFENDRKTATGLTGYLRTRGFGRVFLAGLATDFCVHFSALDAIREGFEVVVVEDGCRAIDLDGSLGAAMAAMTAAGVAFTTSDAVAI